The nucleotide window TTATCGCTCTGTAAGTTAACAGTCAGAATTTTAAAAACCCGCCTGATGGCGGGTTTTTTTTAAGCTTTTTTCAGGTTCGTAACCACATTACGCCCCAGGTAATCACCACTGCCGCGCTGATGGATAGCGCCAGCAGCTCGTTAAAGCAGCGCGGTACCAGATTCTTCATTGCTATTGCCCCGGATGTCTGATTTTGGCCAGCATGGCAAAGCAACATTAAGCCAGCCTTAAGCACAGATGACAGAGCGGTGACAAAGACGGTTCTGCGGTGCGCTTCACAGATAATGGCTGTAACATCCTCATAACAATCCTTACTTGCAGCTTTTCCCGGTGTAACGCTATATAACAGCAGGCAGGGAACAGAAGGAGGCAGGATGAACATTCGTGAAGCACAGGCCAGAGACAGTTTCGCCCTTAGCGCGTTATTAACCGAGCTTGGCTACCGCAATACTGAGCGTTTTATTGATGCGCGCCTGGCGCAGCTCAGCAGTCACCCCGATGAGGTGCTGCTGGTCGCGGAATATGGCAATCAGGTGCTGGGCTTTCTGTCGCTGCACTTTATCCCTCAGCTGGCGCTGGCCGGTGATTTTGCACGCATCAGCTATTTTTGCATTGCTGAGGGCGAACGCAGTAAAGGCAGCGGGCAACAGCTGCTGCAGCACGCGGAGCAACTGGCGAGGGCGCGCGGCTGCGATCGTATGGAAGTGCATTGCCATGCTTCCCGCCTCAAAGCTAATCAGTTTTATGCGCGCGAAGGGTACGTTGAATCACCGCGCTATCACATTAAAGCGCTGGATTGATCCTGTGCCCGCAGACCATCGCGCCCGCGCTGAGCCTGCGGCAATAACGCGGCGTTCTCACGTGCTGCGCCGCAGGCGCGTGCCTGCCACTTCATGCCCGCCTCGCCGCACACCGGAAAAGGGACATGACAAAGCCAACGGCAGGCACAGCCTGTGAAGGTTGAGGGCCGCCGACGCTGTGGTTGACGCCGGTCGCCTGCCTGCAGCAGCCGTGCACGCTGAAACGCCAGCGGGCAGGGCATGCATCCTCCGGATGACAGGGAGAGCAACCTGATAAGTCCGCAGCACCAGAACAGATTGCAGCAGGACTGCATTATTGGAAGACGGCTACCGGCAACTCCATCGCCGGCAGCAGCGAGAGGAGAGTCACGATGAAAGTTGCCATGGGGCAGTTTGCTGTCAGCCGGGAATGGCAGGCAAACGCCGCCGTCTGTACTGATCTGATGAACCGGTCACAGGCCAGCGGCGCCGATTTGCTGGTGCTTCCGGAAAATGTGCTGGCACGCGATAACGCTGACCCGGATTACGTACTGAAGGCTGCCCAGCCGCTTGACGGGCCGTTTGTCAGTCAGCTGCGGACCGCCAGCCGCGGGCATTTGCTCACCACCATTATGAGCGTGCATGTGCCGGACGGCGCGCAGAAAGTCCGCAACGTGCTGATTGTCATTCGCGACGGCGAGATTATCGCTGAATACGTTAAGCTGCACCTCTATGATGCGTTTGCGATGCAGGAGTCGCAGCGCGTGAATGCCGGTGACGCCGTGCCGCCGTTGATTGAGGTGGCCGGCATGCGCGTCGGTCTGATGACCTGCTATGACGTGCGTTTCCCGGAGCTGGCACGCCGTCTGGCGCTGGACGGCGCTGATGTGCTGGTGCTGCCTTCGGCGTGGGTTAAAGGGCCGCTGAAAGAGATGCACTGGGAACTGCTCACCGCCGCGCGGGCGCTGGAAAATACCTGTTATGTGGTAGCGACAGGCGAGTGTGGCCCGCGCAATATTGGTAACAGCCTGGCGATCGACCCGCTTGGCGTGGTGATAGCGAAGGCACCCGAATCCGCCGCGCTGGTGTTTGCGGAGCTCGATCCACAGCGGATCGCCTACGCGCGCAGCGTATTGCCGGTACTGGAAAATCGCCGGTTCGCCCCGCCGGAACTGCAGCCGCGTTAACGGCGCATAACGCCTGCGCAAGCCAGTACACCGTGGCTTCGGCTAAGCCGCACAGCAGGGCCGCGCGTCTTCCTCGGGCCTGGCGCTGCGGGTTTACCGGCTGCGCGATCTCACTCTGTTACAGATTCCAGTTGAGACAGGTGATAAACTGCGCGTTAATAACGGTTGTCCGTTTTTCGCGAAGGTTGAAAGGTAAAATATGGAAGGTATCAGTATTGCCAAGCTGCTGATCATCGGTGCGCTCATCGTACTGCTTTTTGGCACCAATAAGTTACGTTCACTGGGTGGCGATCTGGGTTCCGCAATCAAAGGCTTCAAAAAAGCCATGAAAGATGATGAATCCACCGCGACCAAAAGCAGCGCCGATGAGGTGCCTGCTGAGCGCGTCAGCCACAAAGAGTAATTTCTGCGCGGATCGGCGATAAATGTAACGATTTATTGCAGAAAAACCAGGCCGGTGAGCCTGGTTTTTTATTTTGTTTTTTTAGTGCCAGATAAAGGCACTGTCGGTGCTCTCCTCCCATGCCAGTTCGCTCAGCTCGGGTAATAATGCTGATGTGCTGCCGCCTGCGGAATATTGCCAGTCATCCAGCATCTCTGCCGTGAGCACGATTTCCGCCGCCGAGCCTGGCGCAGCGTCCTGCGGCAATACCAGATCAAGCAGTGCCCGATCGCGCTGCATCATTTCACTGTCCTCTGTCAGGCTGAGCGTCACGTCCAGCTGCGGCAAGTCAGAAGCCAGAAAGAGGCTGTCCGGACTCAACAGCGAAGGCGGTTGACGCGCCTCCTGATCGG belongs to Candidatus Pantoea soli and includes:
- a CDS encoding deaminated glutathione amidase; this translates as MKVAMGQFAVSREWQANAAVCTDLMNRSQASGADLLVLPENVLARDNADPDYVLKAAQPLDGPFVSQLRTASRGHLLTTIMSVHVPDGAQKVRNVLIVIRDGEIIAEYVKLHLYDAFAMQESQRVNAGDAVPPLIEVAGMRVGLMTCYDVRFPELARRLALDGADVLVLPSAWVKGPLKEMHWELLTAARALENTCYVVATGECGPRNIGNSLAIDPLGVVIAKAPESAALVFAELDPQRIAYARSVLPVLENRRFAPPELQPR
- a CDS encoding GNAT family N-acetyltransferase, giving the protein MNIREAQARDSFALSALLTELGYRNTERFIDARLAQLSSHPDEVLLVAEYGNQVLGFLSLHFIPQLALAGDFARISYFCIAEGERSKGSGQQLLQHAEQLARARGCDRMEVHCHASRLKANQFYAREGYVESPRYHIKALD
- the tatE gene encoding twin-arginine translocase subunit TatE; its protein translation is MEGISIAKLLIIGALIVLLFGTNKLRSLGGDLGSAIKGFKKAMKDDESTATKSSADEVPAERVSHKE